AAGGCTTAGCCCTGAGATTAAAAATGGGTTGCTTTATCCCATGCGGTGTATTGTTTTGGCCATTCAGAGAATAAAACTTCTCTTTTTCTTAAAGAAACCCTTCACCACATGTTGTGCAACATCTTGTCGGTCCAAAATACAGACAAAGCTCAAGCcataaaatgattttgttttagGTCTTTTTGTGAGAATTGTTGACAACAGCAAAGATCTCCTTCAGATCTAGAATACGTCATCTTTCAAATATAAACCTCATAATGTCCACCAGATTACCAGGTGATCTGTTTGGTTAGATTGTTTCTGAGCCACATGCCAAAGAAGCAAATGTAGTCTCATACATGTGTTTGGTCCTTACAATTGTTCTGTAATAACCTTTTCCATTTGGGCATGCCCCAAAAGTCCACAAATATCACTAGATATTAAAGTGAACCTGTTAtgcttttccttgttttctgtTATATACAAGGTATGATCAAAAAGCTCCAGGAATAGGatcataaaaaaatcaaaacaaaaacaaacaaacaaaaaaaacatacttgATTCAATTTAAATTTGACTGATGGTTTCAAGTTCATTTTCTCATGCATGTCTGGACAGGTTCCAGAGTGGCTGCTATTTTTTGAAAGTCCCTTTCTGACCACATTCTGTGCGATTTGTAGTTTTTCCACGGACCTTAAAGTTGTGAAGACAGGTGATCCAGAGAGAGCAAACACGTTTTTGCACCAGGCTTTAAGTGTGCTGTTTAGTGCTGTAGGGTTGGACATTTTAACCTTTTGGacccagcctcaagtggccagtagaagaactgcagttttgacATTAGTAGCTGCACCAGAAGCTGTCCAAACATGCATGAGCAGATACCGATGAACATGAGATTGGCCAaaatttaaatcagattttatttttttttgtgtgtgtgtgtgtatgtgtgtgggggggtgttaTAGCCTAATTTCCAGAACTTTTTGATCATATCTCATATATGGTGTTAGAGTGGTTgatattcatattaaacatggccaaagtttcaaataatgaggtcactgTATGTGGAAATAGTCCCTCTGAGCCAGAAGCTCAGACTGCTTCAGACTGGTCTAAATGCTAAATGAGCTAAAATATGCAGTGAGCAAACACAGGCccagtttaaaataaatcatacaAATCATACAAAACTCCTCtagtaaaaatgaataaaaaattactgagctgaaaatgagcataaCAGATCTCCTTTAAACCAACATTAACCCTACCTTTAACCCTAAAAGAGTATGGCAAGTGGATGTTACAAGGTTAAATAAAACTCTATTAATAATGTGCTGAAACAGTAACACAAATcagaaaaacaggacaaagacaTCAAATGGCAAACATGACACACATTTCAAGCAAGTAAGTAGCACTCAAGGAATAAACGTATCTACGAACAGTACTTGaatttgttaatgaaaaaacaaaacataatttgTAACTAATCATAGCACATTTCTAGAAATACACAAGTACATTTGATGAAGACACTAGTTTCATTTACAAAGTATGTGTAAACtgattttgcattttttccaaATAAATGCAACCCCAAGACTTCATAGCAGGAATGCAGCTCACATTACACCTGTAATACAAACTTTTACCAGTTACATACACTTTTTTCCCACTTAAGTTGATGAGGCTGTGCACTATAGGGAGAGATGTGCTGCTGCCAAACTCCTGCACATGTTCCAGGATACAAAGATTTCAAGCTctgaaaacagattaaaagaCAAGTGATCATACAGAAATCCAGCATGTAGAGAAAAATAGATTTGATACAACTTGCAATgactgaaaatacaaaacaaaacaaaaaaatactacTTTTTCATGATCTATAAAGTAGTCTCGTTTCTCACGTTTGTGGGATTGTCTTTTTCATCCTCACAAGTGTTTCCCAAACTTTGGGTGATGTAAACTAAACCCATaaagaaacatttcattttgaatCTGTGCGTAAAATGTCCAGAGTAAAAATGGACGATATATTCATGTGAAAAGGAATGTGCTCGCAGTACTCTGCAgtcttgtgaaaaactaaataaaccAACTTACCTtgcagtaattgttttctgtatgactttatcagtctctcacatcattgcaGACAAattttgtctctctcttcttcttcttctgcttcttctagTTCATTGAtgtttgcagcattcatttatgcacacctCTCTTGAGGTCCTGCCACAGtttttcaatcaggttgaggtctggattttGACTGAGTCACACCTTCATGCTTTTTTAGCCATTCTgttatagatttgctgctgtgctatTGCATTATTGTTCTATTGCATtatggccaagctttagctgtcagacagatggcctcacatttgattctagaatactttggtattcaGAGGAGTtaatggttgactcaatgatggcaaggtgcccaggtcctgtggctgcaaaacaagcccaaatcatcaccccgccaccaccgtgctgccagcTGGTATAAAGCGTTTGTGGTGATATGCTGTGcttggtttttgccaaacatggCACTGTGCatcatggccaaacatctccactttgatcTTGTTAcgaggacattgttccagacaTCTTGCAGTTTGTTCAGATACACCCTTGCAAACCTGAGCTATCTTGCTATGTTCTTTCtaagagagaagaggctttctcccgCTGATCCTTCCAAACAGGCtcagttcagtctttttcttatTGTATTGTCATGACCTTTAATATTTAacgtgctaactgaggcctggagagtctgagatgtagctcttggggtttttgcagtttctctgaacattgtatggtctgaccttggggtggaTTTGCTGGGACacccactcctgggaagattgtggtatTGTGTTGACACACAGCTGAATACTCCTGACCAGGAAACTGACAAAACATCTGcttggtcacacttgctgacgATCAGTTGAGCCTAATCATTTatttagcagcacctggctgctacttaccctcatAATTCCTATAGAAGCAGTAatggtgtacttagtttttcacaggactacacagagtcctgtgaaatctttctttttcacatgactgtatgctACAGTTATGCTCACAGAAACTCTCTTACAGTACCTTGTTATTCGACAGTTGCGTGTCTGAACATAAACTCCTGTGTAAGTGATATCACATCTCACTACGTTGTTGGTGAAGTCTGACTCCAGGACATGGAAATTAGGATTGACTGtaacctgacaaaaaaaaaagtcataaataAATTCTTTATCAGCTTTGCAAGCAGtttataaacatttatttctgtgttgtGAAATACACAATGTCCATAAATAGAATAATCATATGTGACACACCTTCAGGATGTAGGTTCCTGGAGGCACATCAGTGATGTCAATCCACTGACAGTCGATGTTGGCAGCATAGATATCATGGCATCCTGGGCTCAGACCCTAAAAACACAACCCAGTCACCTCAGTGAGGTTTAAAACTTTGGTTCACTTTGACTACTATTTTCCTGCAAGTGCTGCAAACAAAGCAGATGTGAGATTTAGTTATATAAACAGTTCACGGAAGCAAATCTGTTATAAGAAACCAACCCCAAGCAGTGTAAAAATCCAGAATGACAGAGCCCAGACAAAAGATATAATAAATATTCTTCTGCCTGCaggatgttttgttttattggaATACACTAGAGTTTTagttagaaaaacatttctggGCAGTGGATCTGGGGGATTTGCAAAAAAgttccaaaacaaaaataacttttcaGCATGATAGGTATCATCAAAGTATCTTTTTTCTTCTAATGCGATAAACTAAACATAGACATAAGAAGTCTGTTGAATATATTATGAGCTCattagttttttctttgctgcatATTTTCcctttgcctgtgtgtgtgttattttattaGTCACCCTTGTCTTTTGTTTCAAAtacctcctcccctccctcctctgtttCCCTCCTGTTTGATTACGTGATCTGTCCTAATGTGTCCCACCTGCCTCAAACTGTGTTCCCCGTGTATTTAAGCATGTATATTCTATATCTTCCCTTATTTTCCTTCCAGATTGTCTTAGTATGAATGCAGTGGTCCAGCATGCTCTTAATGAGGACCTTCTTGTGTTTTTGGCCCAGTTCTGTTTCCTGGTATCGGATTCAGTCTACTCCTCACAGTTTTGTCTGCATGGCTAGACTGTTCATCTGCATACCAAACTCATATATACATCAGTAAAGACTGAACTGATTTTCCTTTTATAATGTTTTCTTCACACGTAATATGAACATGCTCATTGATTGAATCAGGCAGTCTGATAGTTGCTTTCCTACTGAATTACTTAACTAAAACCCTACCCTTTCCTAATTTTCCTTATTTGCCATTTAAAGTGGGTGTCCACTGATTTTACAACTCAAGTATATTTACTCATCATGGTGAGTGGCTGTGAACACAGCTGTTTAATGTCTTCTGTGGCTTTAAAGGAGCTTTGTGAAATAAAGTGAAGCCGGCAAGCCAGTTCAGTCAACTCAAGCGGCACTGCTTCATACACACGTGACATGCCTCACTGTCCTCACATCCTATACCGAGCACCCTCCCAATTGGGTGGTTTGTTTAAGCTGCAAAATTTTCCATTTCTGTCCTGCATTGCTGCGCCCTCCACCTCCTCCGCATCCACCTGTGGATATTTAAGCATCGCATATCGCACATCGCAAGCATATGCAGAGCAACTGGTAATGTTAATGGTAATTGTTAACTTCAGCTACTGACTGTGACTGTCATCCATGTTTTTTGATCCATGATGATTTGTTTTTGCTCCTTCCTCAGTTTTTTAGCCACTCAGCTATTATTTTTGGGCTGCAAACTGTTGAATTTTGGAGGCCTGTGCACCAGTGTGTCTAAGTAGCCTCGGTGCTGGATGAACAACGTGTAGCTGGAGCTATGGATGGATGTCTCACAGACATGTAAAGCCATAATTCCTGCATTACTCTTCACTTCGCAGTTTCAACATGTAACATGTTTGGAGGGAGAGGTGAGCTTGGAGTCATTTCAAACCTCAGCTGTCTGAGCTGATCTCACCATGAACTTGAAGACAACTATATACTTTTTCTCCATACTGTCAACAAATGAAGTTGGGCTGTGGGGTTCTTGTGATGATTATTGTATATCTGTAAACATCTCAGCTCAgaaaatggataaatggatgaatggatggtgaAATTAAACCTAACTGGAAGCTGAATTGATTGAGTGAATGTGTTCTTTCTGTATTTGTGTCCTCAGCTCTCATGTAAAACAGATCTCAAATGTTACCTGCGTATGAGATGTGCAGGCATAGCGCCGCCTGAATCCAGgatcacagtttgtgtcctccaGACAGAAACTGGCCTTGTGTCCCTCAGCCACTTTATGTCCTGTGATAACATCCAGCAGGTCATAGTTGCTGAAGGCCTCCATGCTGTGGTAGTGCCTGAGGGTGCAAAATAGATGGAAAAGAATGAATAGCAACTATTTTCTTATGGTTCAGAAATGTCTATAAAGCCAGAATTTTATTGTCTGAAGTGAATTTTGAGGGTGTGGTGTCTTTCCTGGCTCATCATATCATATCTGAATGGAGCCTCACTAAtcccttttttcaaaaaaaggatttaaacTCACTGATGACAGCTGTGCCAGTCCCACTGATATCTGGGCTTGAAAGGGAGGAAGTCAGCGGTGCCTTGGTTCTTCACTTTCTGTGGAAACCGCAAGAGGACTCTGAAGTCGATGTCTCGCACAGCGGGTCCATAAGCCGTCCTTGGATGGATCACAGGAGAAAAAGGCGTAAGCTGTGCTGGAAAAGAGCTACTGGCTGAGCTCCCGGGTCTAGTTTTCTTAAAAGTAACGGAGCGCAAAGGGTTTGTTCCATTGTGCTTAATGCTTTTGGGAAAACCAACCCAGAACATTTATGTCTTGGCAGGACATGATGTTGGAGAATCGCTGCTCTATAATAGGATCAAACACTTTTGCAACTCCAACACGTTTGACAGTTTATGCTGAGATAATTGAAAACAACCTTAAAACAACCAAAAGTTGCTCTTAAGCATCTAAAATGATCCTCCactgagttaaaaaaacaaagcatataagtgtgtgtgtgtgtctggttcAGTGTCTACATGCTGCTCTGTTCATACTGAAGAAGTGAATCACTTTTGGCACCTCAGATTACCTGGCCAGACAGTTCTCCTCAGCCGCGCAGCGAAGCGCATACATCTGCATGCGCTGGACATAAGTACCTGCCTGGATGGCATATGGGTCTGGCACAAGATCTGGCAGTCCTGTTGGGAGAAGAATAAAGGAACAGTccaagttttttttcctctgacatCTTAATGTTCCCAGCCTATTCATGCTGAGAACAACCCACAGAAATAGACACCCTGAAAATGTaagctgctttgtgtttgttggCATAATTTAACATATTTCACATTCCTTAAATGTCATTCTGAGCTCCAATGGCCaaatctgggttttttttttctctccttgacATTGAGCTTTTTGATTTAAGAGTGTGACATAAATTTATGAAAGCTGTCCTTAAATGATAACAAAACCACATGATTTAAAATATAACAGTGGTTTTATCCTAATTTGTGAGTGAATAATCACATTAATGTAAATTCAAGGGATAGTTTCACAGTTTTAAGGTTGTCTTAAAGTAGCTGTAAAATTAACACCGAAACAGCTGCAGTTGACCTATTTTTACACATTGATCACACGCATGATTTCATAATCCACTGTCCTTATTCTGTGTTAAAATGCCtcatgttcattttatttttttattgatatcAGCCTTCATCACTTTAAGTTAACGACAGTTGACCTACCGTTCTGGAAATATCTTGTTCCGTACCCTGTGCCAGGCGGACGGAGGGTGCGGGCCGCTGACCTCCCTCTGCTGGGATACATGTTGTAGAAAACAGAATTCCTGTGGTTTTTAAACGGGTTTCGAGGATCATCGTTGACCATGTCCTCTCCATTCCTGTTTGTAACGGCCTCGCTAAGTGCAGGAAATGCAGCTGGTGCCTCTGATTCGTTTTCCAGACCTGTCAGATGTGCTGATACGAAGTGATCAGCCTGAGCGGGTTCCCTGGAGACAGGCGGCACCGTGCGTAACTGCTGGTTTTGCGCACCGGGTCCAGATTCGCCCATTCTGGTGTGTAGTGCGGTGTTATCCATAGTGGGAGCACCTCCGCCTCTGCCAGACAGATCTGCTGAACTCCCTGATGAAGAGGCATTGATGATTCTATTGTAATCAACGTTAAAACGACGTGCGTCTGGATAGCCTACATCTCCTACTGTAGGTCGGTCAGGTCGCTGTCTGGCCCCTGACGCGCGACGATTCTCGGATATATACTGTCTACTGTCGTGTCCAGGTGTAAGAGATCCCGGCTGTGCGCTGTGATCAGTTCTGAACTGTCTGGACTCAGTCGGTCCGGTTCTCACAAGTGTCATTCTTCTGTGCGCTCCAGACATCCGGCTCCCGGTCCCATCCCTCCGATTGCTCACGTAAACCCTCGACTGGCTTGTGGAGCGAAACGGAGTCTGGTACTCCAACCCAGTGCTCATTAAGCTGTAAACCTGTCCGTTGTTTTCCCACTGAATCCGGTGTCGCCAGGGGCCAGCTGTGCGCTGCTGCCCAACGGTGAGGGGAAGTAGTCCTtggaaaatgtataaaaataaaagtgaccaTTTAGCCATGGCAATGAAGCTTAATAAATTACAACCCACTTGTAAGTTAACAACCATGACTTAAATTTGCGGGCACAGACGCTGATGCTTCGTTAAGAAACAACATAGGAGGACTGACAgatggagaggagagaagaggagggctgaatccttttttttctgctcgtTTATCGAATTCAGCAGTTACTTTCACTAAGTaaaacttccaaaaaaaaaaaaaaaaaacctaaaaattaACCCATCCCTAGCTGTGGTTACGTGCGGTTAGACAAGCACGTTTGCTGAGCAAACTTTACGCACGGGTGCAAACTGAACTCAGCCAAATGCTTCACTTCGAGCTGATAAATCTCCAGGAACACGAaagtgacaaaaagacaggagctTTTGTATTTAATTAGTAAGTtcgtttttgttgttgttttttccatttccacATCATTCGTTGCACTTACACATGCTGATCGCGGCTAAACTACCATCAAGAAAAGTTAAAGACTTCTTCTGTTTCAAGGTTTTCTTTTCATGAAGTGAAAGAAGCATGCATGATCAGTTTATCAAGCTTCATAAACGATAACAAATGGTAGTTTTAAATGAAACATGCAGATAGACATACAGCAAATCTGGAAAAGTTTCATTATAGTTAATGGTCTCATTCACCACAAGGTGGCACTTTGCATCCGTATGATGCCATCCCACAGTTTGCAGTGCTCTGGCTTCAACATTTGTGATACTCTTGAGGGAACCTGCAAGCCCGTTCCCATAAAGTATGTCCATATTCACGTTTGTCATTTTTTATGGCTGATCACTGACTTTACACATTTTTAATCCACTCTTTAAAAGCAAATGCTAGTCACTGTTTCATCCATCTTTAGCACAATACCACAATATATCCGGTGTCTCACCTAGTGGAATTaaagttagggttagggtttggaGTGGGGTGCTGTGTAACAGTGTGAAATTGGCTTGATGGGTGTACAAGGCTCCAGTTGAACCAGATagtagctgcattacagttcagTAAATAAGCTGGGTTCAAAGCTAAACAGATTTATTATatcatataattttaaaaaaaggcttatATTAAATGCAGTGTGTAAGACAGCCAGGGTGTCCTCCTGCTTCTGACCCACAATGCTCTGTGCCAACTACACAACAGGAGTGCCTAAGCAGGTCATGCTGAAGGCACAATGTTATGTTATAACAGGTAGTATGTCCCAGTTATACTGTATGTACTGCAACAGTATGAACCTTGTGAGAACAAGTGCAGTAAATACTGAAAGAAAAGGAGTCTGTTGTTAGACAATGACAAACTCGACAGACAGGAAATAATACCCCGTTCCCCCCCCCTAGGGGCGGGGTAATTACATGATGCAGTGACAATGCACAATAACAAAACACTATCTATTCCAACAGTGGCCCAATggatcctattttttttttttttaaacaaaagatcTATTTGCTGCTAGATATATCGTTTtataaaggggggggggggggggtattctcATTTCAAGCTCCCTGATTCTTTTCAAAGGTAATCcacacagtaacacagaaaGCTTGAGGAAGTGGGGAACTAGAAACTACAAGAAGCACAACAAAAGCAGCAGGCATACAAAGGCCATGACAGACTCACAGTTGAACATAATCCATATTTATCTTGTAATGaacctttgtgtttgtgttccttTCCATTTCAATTCCCTCCCCTCCCCatccctttaagccaacttttttTCCTGATTGGTTGCCccatgcaaacagaaggtttgaacaacaGGTAGGTGGGGGATTTGAGCTCTTGGTTGGAGAAAAATTTAAATCTGAAGCccgagcttttggctcacaggaaATTCTTGTACTTTTGCTGAGAAACTTTTCAATATGGGACATCCAGTATTGTGACAGCATATATGTGACAGGAAAAAGGAAGCACACAATACTTTAAAACAATAAGGAAATAGTatcaaaatagaaaaaacaacttaaaagaagataaactttttaaaatgaataaaaaagttaaaacaggGACATGAATACAGGACAGTACTTCAGTGTGATACAGAGAAATGTACCATGATACCTtcttttactgtgtgtgttacTAACTCAAGTTTAAgcctaaccccccccccccccccccccctgcaaaAAACCTGATATCATGTTAAACATTAGCAGGATCTTTTTTTCAGATAAGGTATAAGTTAGATGTGGGTCATGAACATGCTAAAAGACACTGACATATGGAGAAGTTATGCCGATGAAGTATCTCAGTATCACTCTTCTGCCAAATAGGGCATCAAGATGGTGAGCATTCATGCTTTTCTATTCTTAGCTGAAGAAACCTTCCTCTCCTCCAAAGTCCAGCACCGCCCCTCTGTGCGCCTAGATTTATAAGAGCCGCAGATCCTCGGCACTGGTTTGGCACAAGACTTCCCGAGCAGGACAAGTAACCCTCAAAATGTAGCCAGTAAGTATTAATGTTGAATTAAGTCTTTATATTGTGTGTCTGACCTGAAAGTAAACAAATCACGACAAATGCTGCCACAAAAACTAATCTTTACTGTAAATTGGGAGTGcttggaaataaaaacaaagagttTCTGGTTGTTTTCATGGTACACCTACAGCAGCAGGTAGGTCTTTCCCCGTGTGAAAGACTAATTCTTTTACGCTGAATATATCTTATCCCATGAATCTAGGTATCCAGGGCTGCTCACAGCTTTGCTTGTTAACGAAGATGAAGGTCTTAAAATGGTTTTACCACAAGCAACTTCCCCTACATGGAATATACCTGTTGTTTTCCCCTGAGGCCTCACACTGCCACTCTGAGGAGTAAAATGATAGATCCAGAGGGTTTACCACAGATCATGGGGAGACAATACAGGTgagatgctggaaaaaaaatgcttgaaaaAAGACATCTGCTATTAAACTGCTTGGGTTCTGCATTTATGTGGATGTATAATGCCTGTTAAAgcaaaaaaactttaaataaaacaagctCCTTTTTTAGTATAACCTGAAATAAAATGCTTCTAATGGAAGATTAATTATAGGCTGTCAGGACTGCAGAGCGTCAGCTTTCTTGTGAAACACTTCTCGCTTATCTTTGATTAACCTTTGGCATAAAGCGGCCTGTCAACTCTCCTCATATTTCATCACTGAGTCACATGCTGCTGTGTCCATCATCacgttttcattcattcattcacacgTGACAAATTAGTCAGGTgaacttttaataaataatctattaaaaattgttttaatgtgaCCCTGGGTGAAAGACTTCAGTGTTCTCAGGGACCTTGTACTGTATTGAGTGATTCCATTTTGCAGTTTTACTCcactttgtttaatttaaaacttCAGATATGAATCATTTTGCACATTTGgatcatttattaaaaaaatggatttgaCAAATGCAGTGTGATACTATAAACTAAATTAAACAGTAGAAAAGCAGTAAAAACCAGCTGCAACATTACAGTGACTATATATATGCATTAATAATTAAAACTCATAATTATAatgaatcattttattatttagttaCTGTTCTATCATAATGGCACACTTGAATTTAATGTATGTTTtgacatttattaaaatgtccTGGCACAATCaaagcacttaaaaaaatcttttagcAAATGAATGTTGCATTTACttgaaaaaaatatgaacacaaGTGTGGTGTATTGTGTCAGATTAATTAACAACCAGCAAGCCAAAGAAGAACCAAATCTGCATTAAATCACTCGGGTGTAGAAGGCCCTTTTATGTTAACTAAACAGTGTGTCTGCTCTTCAGCTGGTGGAATGATTCTCTGTTGGCAGGATAAATTTGCATCAGTTGTGCAGATTCTAATAGTGACCATCAGTCATTAATCTGTGCAGTGTAcagtaggagaaaaaaaacatttttacaggaGTCCATCCTTACTATTTCCATAGAAATTAAGAGGATaattagcagccaggtgctgctaattaaGCCCACTTGAGTAACtggtcatcagcaagtgtgagcacctctataaaagcagaagtccTGGCAGCTTGCTGGTCTGGAGAATTCG
This portion of the Archocentrus centrarchus isolate MPI-CPG fArcCen1 chromosome 17, fArcCen1, whole genome shotgun sequence genome encodes:
- the loxl5b gene encoding lysyl oxidase-like 5b; this encodes MVVNLQVGCNLLSFIAMAKWSLLFLYIFQGLLPLTVGQQRTAGPWRHRIQWENNGQVYSLMSTGLEYQTPFRSTSQSRVYVSNRRDGTGSRMSGAHRRMTLVRTGPTESRQFRTDHSAQPGSLTPGHDSRQYISENRRASGARQRPDRPTVGDVGYPDARRFNVDYNRIINASSSGSSADLSGRGGGAPTMDNTALHTRMGESGPGAQNQQLRTVPPVSREPAQADHFVSAHLTGLENESEAPAAFPALSEAVTNRNGEDMVNDDPRNPFKNHRNSVFYNMYPSRGRSAARTLRPPGTGYGTRYFQNGLPDLVPDPYAIQAGTYVQRMQMYALRCAAEENCLARTAYGPAVRDIDFRVLLRFPQKVKNQGTADFLPFKPRYQWDWHSCHQHYHSMEAFSNYDLLDVITGHKVAEGHKASFCLEDTNCDPGFRRRYACTSHTQGLSPGCHDIYAANIDCQWIDITDVPPGTYILKVTVNPNFHVLESDFTNNVVRCDITYTGVYVQTRNCRITRA